One region of Trichoderma breve strain T069 chromosome 7 map unlocalized scaffold00007, whole genome shotgun sequence genomic DNA includes:
- a CDS encoding thiF family domain-containing protein, whose translation MAAAKLPEVDLATRMQVDESVVGTTEIDESLYSRQLYVLGHEAMRRMGASNVLVVGLKGLGVEIAKNIALAGVKSLTVYDPAPVQIADLSAQFFLTPKDVGKPRDEVTAPRVAELNAYTPVKVHQSPSIEDNFAQFDKYQVVVLTNAPISTQKAVGDYCHSKGIYVVIADTFGLFGSIFCDFGDKFTIIDQNGEAALSGIVAGIDEEGLVSALDETRHGLEDGDYVTFSEVEGMEALNGCEPRKITVKGPYTFSIGDVSGLGQYQRGGTYQQVKMPKVVDFKSFTAALKEPEFLISDYAKFDRPQQLHLGFQALHAFQVANGRLPNPMDEKDAIVVLEAAKTFAADEKLEIDIDEKLLKELSFQALGDLSPMAALFGGIAAQEVLKAVSGKFNPIQQWMYFDSLESLPTSTKRSPELCKPIGSRYDGQIAVFGTEYQEKIANLKQFLVGAGAIGCEMLKNWAMIGLGTGPKGKIYVTDMDSIEKSNLNRQFLFRAADVGSMKSDCAARAVQRMNPELEGHIETLRERVSPETEHVFNEEFWRSLDGVTNALDNVEARTYVDRRCVFFRKPLLESGTLGTKGNTQVVLPHLTESYSSSQDPPEKEFPMCTIRSFPNKIDHTIAWAKEYMFEKCFVKAPQTVNLYLTQPNFIEATLKQGGNQKETLETIRNYLTTERPRTFEDCIAWARLLFETEFANKVQQLLYNFPKDSVTSGGTPFWSGPKRAPDALKFDPNNPTHFGFIVAAANLHAFNFNIKSPGTDKSIYLKELENVIVPDFTPDSNVKIQADDKEPDPNASSFDDTDELTTLSASLPSASTLAGFQLQPVEFEKDDDTNHHIDFITACSNLRAENYKIEPADRHKTKFIAGKIIPAIATTTALVTGLVVLELYKIIDGKDDIEQYKNGFINLALPFFGFGEPIASPKVEYKGPDGKVKLDKIWDRFEVENITLKELLDYFEKKGLSISMLSSGVSLLYASFFPPSKLKDRYALKLSELVETISKKPIPSHQKELIFEMVAEDLDEEDVEVPYIKVNI comes from the exons ATGGCT GCCGCCAAGCTTCCCGAGGTCGATCTTGCAACCCGCATGCAAGTCGATGAATCCGTTGTTGGAACTACAGAAATCGATGAGTCTCTATACAGCCGACAGCTCTATGTCTTAGGACACGAGGCCATGCGCCGCATGGGCGCCTCCAACGTCCTCGTCGTTGGTCTCAAGGGTCTCGGTGTCGAGATTGCCAAGAATATTGCCTTGGCCGGTGTCAAGAGTTTGACTGTCTACGACCCTGCTCCGGTCCAGATTGCCGATCTCTCAGCCCAGTTCTTCTTGACTCCCAAGGATGTCGGCAAGCCCAGAGATGAAGTCACGGCACCGCGTGTCGCAGAGCTCAACGCTTATACCCCCGTCAAGGTTCACCAATCTCCCAG CATCGAGGATAACTTCGCTCAATTCGACAAGTATCAGGTTGTGGTGCTGACCAATGCGCCCATCTCGACACAAAAGGCTGTAGGCGACTACTGCCACTCCAAGGGCATCTACGTTGTCATCGCCGATACCTTCGGCCTATTtggctccatcttctgtgACTTTGGTGATAAGTTTACCATTATCGATCAGAACGGCGAGGCCGCCTTGAGCGGTATCGTTGCTGGCATCGACGAAGAGGGTCTGGTGTCGGCACTCGATGAGACTCGCCACGGTTTAGAAGATGGCGACTACGTCACATTTTCCGAAGTTGAGGGCATGGAGGCGTTGAATGGATGCGAGCCGCGTAAGATTACGGTTAAGGGTCCGTACACCTTCTCCATTGGCGATGTGTCAGGCCTCGGACAGTACCAGCGTGGAGGAACTTATCAGCAGGTCAAGATGCCCAAGGTCGTCGATTTCAAGAGCTTTACAGCCGCGCTGAAGGAGCCAGAGTTCCTTATTTCCGACTACGCCAAGTTCGATCGAccccagcagcttcatcttggaTTCCAGGCCCTCCATGCGTTCCAAGTCGCCAATGGACGACTTCCCAACCCCATGGACGAGAAAGATGCCATTGTCGTTctcgaggccgccaagaCGTTTGCCGCCGATGAGAAACTCGAAATCGATAttgacgagaagctgctgaaaGAGCTGAGTTTCCAGGCCCTTGGTGACCTTAGCCCCATGGCAGCACTCTTTGGCGGTATCGCTGCTCAGGAGGTTCTCAAAGCTGTGTCTGGCAAGTTCAATCCCATCCAGCAATGGATGTACTTTGATTCGCTCGAGTCCCTCCCTACTTCTACCAAGCGAAGCCCTGAGCTGTGCAAGCCCATCGGTAGCCGTTACGATGGCCAGATTGCTGTCTTTGGAACCGAGTAccaggagaagattgccaatCTCAAGCAATTTCTCGTTGGTGCCGGTGCCATTGGTTGTGAGATGCTAAAGAACTGGGCCATGATTGGCTTGGGCACAGGacccaagggcaagattTATGTCACCGACATGGACTCCATCGAGAAGAGCAACCTCAACCGACAGTTCCTTTTCCGAGCCGCTGATGTCGGCAGCATGAAGAGCGACTGCGCTGCCAGGGCTGTGCAGCGAATGAACCCAGAGCTGGAAGGCCACATTGAGACTTTGCGAGAGCGCGTTAGTCCCGAGACTGAGCATGTCTTCAATGAGGAATTTTGGCGTAGCCTGGATGGAGTCACCAACGCTCTGGACAATGTCGAAGCGAGAACTTACGTTGACCGAAGATGCGTCTTCTTCCGAAagccgctgctggagagcGGAACTCTGGGCACCAAGGGCAACACGCAAGTTGTCCTGCCCCATTTGACAGAGTCTTACTCTTCTTCCCAAGACCCCCCGGAGAAGGAGTTCCCCATGTGCACAATCCGAAGCTTCCCGAACAAGATTGACCATACCATTGCCTGGGCCAAGGAGTACATGTTTGAGAAGTGTTTTGTCAAAGCTCCCCAGACTGTGAACCTCTATCTGACTCAGCCCAACTTCATCGAGGCCACTCTGAAGCAAGGCGGCAACCAGAAGGAAACCCTGGAGACGATCCGCAACTACCTTACCACCGAGCGGCCCCGGACCTTTGAGGACTGCATTGCCTGGGCTCGTCTCCTCTTTGAGACGGAGTTTGCGAACAAGGTCCAGCAGCTGTTGTACAACTTCCCCAAGGACTCGGTGACTTCGGGCGGCACTCCCTTCTGGTCTGGTCCGAAGAGGGCTCCAGATGCCCTCAAGTTCGACCCCAATAACCCGACTCACTTTGGATTTATCGTGGCTGCCGCGAACCTTCATGCGTTCAACTTTAACATTAAGTCGCCCGGCACCGACAAGTCCATTTATTTGAAGGAACTGGAGAATGTCATTGTGCCTGATTTCACCCCCGACTCAAACGTCAAGATCCAGGCAGATGACAAGGAACCC GATCCCAACGCCAGCAGCTTTGATGACACGGATGAGCTCACAACCCTCTCTGCCAGCCTCCCGTCGGCAAGCACTCTTGCGGGCTTCCAGCTGCAGCCTGTCGAGTTCGAAAAGGACGACGACACCAACCACCACATTGACTTCATCACTGCCTGCAGCAACCTGAGGGCCGAGAACTACAAGATTGAGCCTGCTGACAGACACAAGACCAAGTTTATTGCGGGCAAGATCATCCCCGCCATCGCCACGACAACGGCCCTCGTTACTGGCTTGGTTGTCCTGGAACTCTACAAGATCATTGACGGCAAGGATGATATTGAGCAGTACAAGAACGGCTTCATCAACCTGGCTCTGCCATTCTTTGGATTCGGCGAGCCCATTGCTAGTCCCAAGGTTGAATACAAGGGCCCTGATGGCAAGGTCAAGCTAGACAAGATTTGGGACCGATTCGAGGTCGAAAACATCACGCTCAAGGAGCTTCTCGACtactttgagaagaagggcctTAGCATCAGCATGCTCAGCTCTGGCGTCAGCCTGCTGTATGCAAGCTTCTTCCCTCCgtccaagctcaaggaccGCTACGCACTCAAGCTCAGCGAGCTGGTAGAGACCATTTCCAAGAAGCCCATTCCTTCTCACCAGAAGGAGCTGATCTTTGAGATGGTGGCTGAGGATTTGGACGAAGAGGACGTGGAGGTTCCGTACATTAAGGTAAATATTTGA
- a CDS encoding d-isomer specific 2-hydroxyacid dehydrogenase, NAD binding domain-containing protein — translation MKLAVFSSKPYDKRYIEAARSAAAARGAGSAATRPASADIEIVFHEFALEEDTVILAQGADAICAFVNDTLSAPVIEALAKEGVKAILLRCAGFNHVDLVAAEKAGIMVANVPSYSPEAVAEFAVALIQTLNRKTHRAYNRAREGNFALDGLMGRTLYGKTVGFIGTGKIGVATAKIMKGFGCRILAYDPFPAAAFEGVGEYKGLDEVLAESDVISLHCPLMDSTRRIINEEAIAKMKPGAMLINTSRGGLVDTKAVIRALKAQHLGGVALDVYEGEGSLFYDDHSGEIIHDDVLMRLMTFHNVIVTGHQAFFTEEALMEIADCTLRNIDEFVVTGTCKNSLTKDLKLVKRDSLPVRGV, via the coding sequence atgaagctcgCGGTGTTTAGCTCCAAGCCTTACGACAAACGCTACATCGAGGCGGCTCGTAGCGCTGCGGCCGCCAGAGGCGCTGGGTCTGCTGCGACTCGTCCTGCGTCAGCAGATATCGAGATTGTTTTTCATGAATTTGCACTGGAGGAAGACACGGTTATCCTTGCACAGGGAGCAGATGCAATCTGTGCGTTTGTCAATGACACTCTTTCGGCGCCTGTGATTGAGGCGCTGGCAAAGGAGGGCGTCAAGGCGATTCTGCTGCGCTGCGCGGGCTTCAACCACGTCGACCTCGTGGCGGCTGAAAAAGCCGGCATCATGGTCGCCAACGTGCCGTCGTATTCGCCCGAGGCCGTGGCAGAGTTTGCGGTTGCGCTGATCCAGACGCTGAACCGAAAGACGCACCGCGCGTACAACCGGGCGCGGGAGGGGAACTTTGCGCTGGACGGGTTGATGGGGCGGACGCTGTATGGGAAGACAGTTGGGTTTATTGGCACGGGGAAGATTGGGGTTGCGACGGCGAAGATTATGAAGGGGTTTGGGTGTCGGATTTTGGCGTACGATCCGTTTCCTGCGGCGGCGTTTGAGGGGGTTGGGGAGTATAAGGGTCTTGATGAGGTTCTCGCTGAGTCGGACGTGATCAGCTTGCACTGTCCTTTAATGGATAGCACGAGGAGGATTATTAACGAGGAGGCGAttgcgaagatgaagcctGGTGCGATGCTGATCAATACTTCTCGAGGAGGGCTTGTTGATACGAAGGCTGTGATTAGGGCTCTCAAGGCGCAGCATTTAGGGGGCGTTGCGCTGGATGTGTATGAAGGTGAGGGTTCGCTGTTTTATGATGATCATTCGGGGGAGATTATTCATGATGATGTGTTGATGCGGTTGATGACGTTTCACAATGTGATTGTGACGGGGCATCAGGCGTTTTTCACGGAGGAGGCGTTGATGGAGATTGCGGATTGTACGTTGAGGAACATTGATGAGTTTGTGGTGACGGGGACGTGTAAGAATTCGTTGACGAAGGATTTGAAGTTGGTGAAGCGGGATTCATTGCCGGTTCGGGGTGTGTGA
- a CDS encoding FKBP-type peptidyl-prolyl cis-trans isomerase domain-containing protein — MADQPTKTILEEGSGPNPEKGNVVLMGYTGWLKDTSQPDNKGKKFDSSYDRPGEGFSCQIGVGQVIKGWDLGVVTMKLGEKARLDIPSHLAYGNRSVGNLIPANSDLIFDVHLKQIK; from the exons ATGGCCGATCAACCCACCAAGACCATCCTCGAGGAAGGCTCCGGCCCCAACCCTGAAAAGGGCAACGTTGTTCTCATGGGTTATACCGGTTGGCTGAAGGACACCTCCCAGCCGGACAACAAGGGAAAGAA GTTCGACTCTTCTTACGACCGACCGGGCGAAGGCTTTAGCTGTCAGATTGGTGTTGGACAAGTCATCAAGG GTTGGGACTTGGGTGTTGTTACTATGAAGCTCGGCGAGAAGGCTAGACTTGATATTCCCAG CCACCTCGCTTATGGCAACAG GTCTGTTGGCAATCTTATCCCTGCCAACTCTGACCTCATCTT TGACGTCCATCTGAAGCAAATCAAATAG